A region of Saccharomyces mikatae IFO 1815 strain IFO1815 genome assembly, chromosome: 12 DNA encodes the following proteins:
- the RPP0 gene encoding 60S ribosomal protein uL10 (similar to Saccharomyces cerevisiae RPP0 (YLR340W); ancestral locus Anc_4.170): MGGVREKKVEYFAKLREYLEEYKSLFVVGVDNVSSQQMHEVRKELRGRAVVLMGKNTMVRRAIRGFLSDLPDFEKLLPFVKGNVGFVFTNEPLSEIKEVIVSNRVAAPARAGAIAPEDIWVTAVNTGMEPGKTSFFQALGVPTKIARGTIEIVSDVKVVDAGNKVGQSEAALLNLLNISPFSFGLTVVQVYDNGQVFPSSILDITDEELVSHFVSAVSTIASISLAIGYPTLPSVGHTLINNYKDLLAVAIAASYHYPEIEELVDRIENPEKYASAAPAAASAASGDAAPAEEAAAEEEEESDDDMGFGLFD; this comes from the coding sequence ATGGGAGGCGTTcgtgaaaagaaagttgaaTACTTTGCTAAATTAAGAGAATACTTGGAAGAATACAAGTCTTTGTTCGTTGTTGGTGTCGACAATGTTTCTTCCCAACAAATGCACGAAGtcagaaaagaattgaGAGGCAGAGCTGTCGTCTTGATGGGTAAGAACACTATGGTCAGAAGAGCTATCAGAGGTTTCTTATCTGACTTGCCAGACTTCGAGAAATTGTTGCCTTTTGTTAAAGGTAATGTTGGTTTCGTTTTTACTAACGAACCATTATCTGAAATCAAGGAAGTCATTGTTTCCAACAGAGTTGCTGCCCCAGCTAGAGCTGGTGCCATTGCCCCAGAAGACATTTGGGTCACAGCCGTTAACACTGGTATGGAACCAGGTAAGACTTCTTTCTTCCAAGCTTTGGGTGTCCCAACTAAGATTGCTAGAGGTACCATTGAAATTGTTTCCGATGTTAAGGTCGTTGATGCCGGTAACAAAGTTGGTCAATCTGAAGCTGCTTTGTTAAACTTGTTGAACATCTCTCCATTCTCTTTCGGTTTGACTGTTGTTCAAGTTTACGACAATGGTCAAGTCTTCCCATCCTCCATCTTGGATATCactgatgaagaattggTATCTCACTTCGTGTCTGCCGTCAGCACCATCGCTTCCATCTCTTTGGCTATTGGTTACCCAACCTTGCCATCTGTAGGTCACACTTTGATCAACAACTACAAGGACTTGTTAGCTGTTGCCATTGCTGCTTCTTACCACTACccagaaattgaagaattggTTGACAGAATCGAAAACCCAGAAAAATACGCTTCTGCTGCTCCAGCTGCTGCTTCCGCTGCCTCCGGTGACGCTGCTCCAGCTGAAGAAGCTGctgctgaagaagaagaagaatccGATGACGACATGGGTTTCGGTTTATTCGATTAA
- the SPO77 gene encoding Spo77p (similar to Saccharomyces cerevisiae SPO77 (YLR341W); ancestral locus Anc_4.171) → MFRKKGNSEFNVENDFFLPLECEYAPTPQESVTSKRKLCIVKNSNFFPLNDTSYSSQNNSINDKNSQSSYGSMKTVGNSYSNRSIPVKLNETRGGRWDSIHNDSIFNSNCHPNNKNYSSPFHKNILSKNYNDKAESDLSKNNKKSDTLRPGTACFVLSIADKDVIEFNMDIQAPFVDLLSGVTLEKCSLTLNEINKKLFNTLYDFRVSKHNPEENLIELILPNCVDLLHLFEEIEILTTSCDEVFERSTFINTIEFIVHDIWVETLTRNLCLFHMLDADLKCCRDKYIICKLKGRFSSTNIMGILENLKHFPSSILETFEFGIKLKEQDQCNNSSAIMNYVVFNRTFCTIVLEIQKCFIMIVKFMHSVDLLQKFSTDVFLSFIETLIKIVFEHQIPQLFLGIDEIIELWLKDDVIERRQLLGVWCSAIVRDLKKNQATDISNTESESITSSTEDDEDSLQFNKWDVIAPFIENVKALQQPKPCT, encoded by the coding sequence ATGTTCCGAAAGAAAGGTAATTCAGAATTTAATGTGGAGAATGATTTCTTTCTCCCTCTGGAATGTGAATACGCTCCAACTCCACAAGAGAGTGTGACTTCAAAGAGGAAGTTATGTATagtaaaaaattcaaatttttttcctttgaatGATACGTCATACTCATCGCAAAACAATTCaataaatgataaaaacagCCAATCATCTTACGGTAGCATGAAAACAGTTGGAAACAGCTACTCTAACCGCTCAATTCCGGTAAAACTCAATGAAACGAGAGGAGGAAGATGGGACAGCATACATAATGACAGCATCTTCAATTCGAACTGTCACCCCAATAATAAGAATTACTCATCACCGTTTcataaaaatattctgaGTAAGAACTATAACGATAAAGCAGAGTCCGacctttcaaaaaataataaaaaatccGATACCCTCCGCCCTGGTACAGCATGCTTTGTACTCAGTATTGCAGACAAAGACGTCATCGAATTTAATATGGACATTCAAGCGCCTTTTGTCGACTTACTTTCTGGCGTCACACTTGAAAAATGTTCGTTGACGCtaaatgaaataaataaaaaactttttaataCACTCTATGATTTTCGAGTAAGCAAACACAACCCCGAAGAAAACTTGATTGAACTAATACTTCCAAACTGTGTGGATTTACTACACctgtttgaagaaattgaaatccTTACCACTTCTTGTGATGAGGTGTTTGAAAGATCCACTTTTATCAACACCATTGAGTTCATTGTGCACGATATTTGGGTGGAAACATTAACAAGGAACCTGTGTTTATTCCATATGTTGGATGCAGATTTAAAATGTTGCAGagataaatatataatttGCAAGTTGAAAGGTCGATTTTCCTCGACGAACATAATGGGGATACTAGAGAATTTGAAACATTTCCCCAGCTCCATCTTggaaacttttgaattcGGAATTAAGCTAAAGGAACAAGATCAGTGTAACAATAGCAGCGCTATCATGAACTACGTTGTTTTCAACAGGACCTTTTGCACAATTGTTCTGGAGATTCAAAAATGCTTCATCATGATCGTCAAATTCATGCACTCCGTCGATCTTctacaaaaattttccaccgatgtatttttatcatttatCGAAACCTTGATAAAAATTGTCTTTGAACATCAGATTCCACAGCTGTTTTTGGGAATCGATGAGATTATTGAACTGTGGTTAAAGGACGATGTCATAGAACGCCGACAACTATTGGGCGTATGGTGCAGCGCAATAGTCCgtgacttgaagaaaaatcaagCAACAGATATTTCGAATACAGAATCTGAATCCATCACTTCAAGTACagaggatgatgaagacAGTCTTCAATTCAATAAATGGGATGTAATTGCTCcgtttattgaaaatgtcAAGGCGCTGCAGCAACCAAAGCCCTGCACATAA
- the FKS1 gene encoding 1,3-beta-D-glucan synthase (similar to Saccharomyces cerevisiae GSC2 (YGR032W) and FKS1 (YLR342W); ancestral locus Anc_4.173) translates to MNTDQHPYQDQTDYPQGAGNGQGQEQDYDQYGQPLYPQQADGYYDPNIGAGAGAEADMYGQQAPNDSYDQDYTNGEYYGQPPNMAAQDGENFSDFSSYGPPGTPGYENYGGQYTPSQMSYGEPNSSGTSTPIYGNYDPNAIAMALPNEPYPAWTADSQSPVSIEQIEDVFIDLTNRLGFQRDSMRNVFDHFMVLLDSRSSRMSPDQALLSLHADYIGGDTANYKKWYFAAQLDMDDEIGFRNMSLGKLSRKARKAKKKNKKAMEEANSEDPEETLNQIEGDNSLEAADFRWKAKMNQLSPLERVRQIALYLLCWGEANQVRFTSECLCFIYKCATDYLNSPLCQQRQEPMPEGDFLNRIITPLYHFIRNQVYEIVDGRFVKRERDHNKIVGYDDLNQLFWYPEGIAKIVLEDGTKLIELPLEERYLRLGDVVWDDVFFKTYKETRTWLHLVTNFNRIWVMHISVFWMYFAYNAPTFYTHNYQQKVNNQPLPAYKWASAALGGTVASLIQIVATLCEWSFVPRKWAGAQHLSRRFWFLCIIFAVNLGPIIFVFAYDKDTVYSTAAYVVAAVLFFVAVATIIFFSIMPLGGLFTSYMKKSTRRYVASQTFTAAFAPLHGLDRWMSYLVWVTVFAAKYAESYYFLVLSLRDPIRILSTTSMRCTGEYWWGAKLCKVQPKIVLGLVIATDFILFFLDTYLWYIIVNTIFSVGKSFYLGISILTPWRNIFTRLPKRIYSKILATTDMEIKYKPKVLISQVWNAVIISMYREHLLAIDHVQKLLYHQVPSEIEGKRTLRAPTFFVSQDDNNFDTEFFPRESEAERRISFFAQSLSTPIPEPLPVDNMPTFTVLTPHYAERILLSLREIIREDDQFSRVTLLEYLKQLHPVEWECFVKDTKILAEETAAYEGNEDDPEKEDALKSQIDDLPFYCIGFKSAAPEYTLRTRIWASLRSQTLYRTVSGFMNYSRAIKLLYRVENPEIVQMFGGNAEGLERELEKMARRKFKFLVSMQRLAKFKPHELENAEFLLRAYPDLQIAYLDEEPPLNEGEEPRIYSALIDGHCEILDNGRRRPKFRVQLSGNPILGDGKSDNQNHALIFYRGEYIQLIDANQDNYLEECLKIRSVLAEFEELNVEQVNPYAPGLTYEEQTTNHPVAIVGAREYIFSENSGVLGDVAAGKEQTFGTLFARTLSQIGGKLHYGHPDFINATFMTTRGGVSKAQKGLHLNEDIYAGMNAMLRGGRIKHCEYYQCGKGRDLGFGTILNFTTKIGAGMGEQMLSREYYYLGTQLPVDRFLTFYYAHPGFHLNNLFIQLSLQMFMLTLVNLSALAHESIMCIYDRDLPLTDTLFPLGCYNFQPAVDWVRRYTLSIFIVFWIAFVPIVVQELIERGLWKATQRFFCHLLSLSPMFEVFAGQIYSSALLSDLAIGGARYISTGRGFATSRIPFSILYSRFAGSAIYMGARSMIMLLFGTVAHWQAPLLWFWASLSSLIFAPFVFNPHQFAWEDFFLDYRDYIRWLSRGNNKYHRNSWIGYVRMSRARITGFKRKLVGDESEKAAGDASRAHRTNLFMAEIAPCAIYSAGCFIAFTFINAQTGVKTTDDDRVNSTLRIIICTLGPIAVNLGVLFFCMSMSCCSGPLFGMCCKKTGSVMAGIAHGIAVIAHIAFFIVMWVLESFNFPRMLIGVVTCIQCQRLVFHCMTALLLTREFKNDHANTAFWTGKWYGKGMGYMAWTQPSRELTAKVIELSEFAADFVLGHVILIFQLPFILIPKIDKFHSIMLFWLKPSRQIRPPIYSLKQTRLRKRMVKKYCSLYFLVLAIFVGCIIGPAIASSQYKDQIGKKLTGVVHNLFQPKHTNNNDTGHQISTYRSHYYTSAPSLKTWSTIK, encoded by the coding sequence ATGAACACTGATCAACATCCTTATCAGGATCAAACAGATTATCCTCAGGGAGCAGGTAACGGCCAAGGACAGGAACAGGACTACGACCAATATGGCCAGCCCTTGTATCCTCAACAAGCTGACGGTTACTACGACCCTAATATAGGTGCTGGTGCAGGTGCTGAAGCTGATATGTATGGTCAACAGGCACCAAACGATTCCTATGACCAAGACTATACAAACGGTGAGTACTATGGCCAACCACCAAACATGGCTGCACAAGACGGTGAAAACTTCTCGGACTTTAGCAGTTACGGTCCCCCTGGTACGCCTGGATATGAAAACTATGGCGGTCAGTACACCCCTTCTCAGATGAGTTACGGAGAACCAAATTCATCTGGTACATCCACTCCCATCTACGGTAATTACGACCCAAATGCCATCGCTATGGCTTTGCCAAATGAACCTTATCCTGCTTGGACCGCCGACTCTCAATCTCCCGTTTCTATCGAGCAAATTGAAGATGTCTTCATTGACTTGACCAACAGACTCGGGTTCCAAAGAGACTCTATGAGAAATGTCTTTGACCACTTCATGGTTCTTTTGGATTCGAGATCCTCAAGAATGTCTCCTGATCAAGCCTTACTATCTCTTCATGCCGACTACATCGGCGGTGATACTGCTaactataaaaaatggtacTTTGCTGCTCAGCTGGACATGGACGATGAAATCGGCTTTAGAAATATGAGTCTTGGAAAGCTTTCAAGAAAGGCAAGAAAAGctaagaagaagaacaagaaggcTATGGAGGAGGCCAACTCTGAAGATCCCGAAGAAACCTTAAACCAAATTGAGGGCGATAACTCCCTGGAAGCTGCTGACTTTAGGTGGAAGGCCAAGATGAACCAGTTGTCTCCTTTGGAAAGAGTTCGTCAAATCGCCTTATATCTGCTATGTTGGGGTGAAGCTAATCAAGTCAGATTCACGTCAGAATGTTTGTGTTTCATATATAAGTGCGCCACTGACTATTTGAACTCTCCTCTTTGTCAACAACGCCAAGAGCCTATGCCAGAAGGTGATTTCTTGAACAGGATCATAACGCCATTGTATCATTTCATCAGAAATCAAGTCTATGAAATCGTTGATGGTCGTTTTGTCAAGCGTGAGAGGGATCATAATAAAATCGTTGGTTATGATGATTTGAACCAACTGTTCTGGTACCCAGAAGGTATTGCTAAGATTGTGCTTGAAGATGGAACAAAGTTAATAGAACTGCCACTGGAAGAACGTTATTTGAGACTAGGTGACGTTGTCTGGGATGatgtcttcttcaaaacatATAAAGAAACCCGTACTTGGTTACATTTGGTTACCAATTTCAACCGTATTTGGGTTATGCATATTTCCGTATTTTGGATGTACTTTGCGTATAATGCTCCAACATTTTACACTcataattatcaacaaaaagtCAATAACCAACCTTTACCTGCTTACAAGTGGGCATCGGCTGCACTGGGTGGTACAGTAGCAAGTTTGATTCAGATCGTTGCCACTCTATGTGAATGGTCATTTGTTCCAAGAAAATGGGCAGGTGCTCAACATTTGTCTCGTAGGTTCTGGTTTCTATGCATTATTTTTGCTGTTAATTTGGGTCcaattatttttgtttttgctTACGACAAAGACACAGTATATTCTACCGCTGCCTACGTAGTTGCTGCcgttttgttttttgttgCCGTTGCTactatcattttcttctctattATGCCACTAGGAGGTTTGTTTACATcatatatgaaaaaatctaCAAGACGCTATGTTGCATCCCAAACATTCACTGCTGCCTTTGCCCCACTACACGGTTTAGATAGGTGGATGTCTTATTTGGTGTGGGTCACTGTTTTTGCCGCCAAATATGCAGAATCGTATTACTTTTTGGTTCTATCATTGAGAGATCCAATTAGAATACTATCTACTACTTCCATGAGATGTACAGGTGAATACTGGTGGGGTGCAAAACTTTGTAAAGTGCAACCCAAAATCGTATTAGGTTTAGTCATCGCCACTgatttcattcttttctttttggatACTTACTTATGGTATATCATTGTTAATACAATTTTCTCCGTTGGTAAGTCTTTCTATTTGGGTATTTCCATTTTAACACCATGGAGGAACATTTTCACCAGATTGCCTAAGAGAATATACTCCAAGATTTTGGCTACTACTGATATGGAAATCAAGTACAAACCTAAGGTTTTGATTTCCCAAGTTTGGAATGCCGTCATTATCTCTATGTACAGGGAACATTTATTGGCCATTGACCATGTTCAAAAGTTACTGTATCATCAAGTTCCATCCGAAATTGAAGGTAAGAGGACTTTAAGAGCACctactttttttgtttcccaagatgataataattttgACACTGAGTTCTTCCCTAGAGAGTCAGAAGCTGAACGTcgtatttcattttttgctCAATCCTTGTCAACACCAATTCCAGAACCACTACCTGTTGATAACATGCCAACATTCACCGTATTGACCCCTCACTACGCTGAAAGAATTCTTCTATCCTTAAGAGAAATTATTCGTGAAGATGATCAATTTTCAAGAGTCACTCTTTTAGAATATTTGAAGCAATTACACCCCGTAGAATGGGAATGCTTTGTCAAGGATACCAAGATTTTAGCTGAAGAGACTGCTGCTTATGAAGGAAACGAAGATGATCCTGAAAAAGAGGATGCTTTGAAGTCCCAAATTGATGATTTACCGTTTTATTGTATCGGCTTCAAATCCGCTGCTCCAGAATATACTTTGCGTACCAGAATTTGGGCCTCTCTGAGATCTCAAACTTTATATCGTACTGTTTCTGGTTTTATGAATTACTCTAGGGCCATCAAACTGCTATATCGTGTAGAAAATCCTGAGATTGTTCAAATGTTTGGTGGTAATGCCGAAGGCCTAGAAAGAGAATTAGAAAAGATggcaagaagaaagtttaaATTCTTGGTTTCTATGCAAAGATTGGCAAAGTTTAAACCACATGAATTGGAGAATGCTGAGTTTTTGTTAAGAGCTTATCCGGACTTACAAATTGCCTACTTGGATGAAGAACCACCTTTAAACGAAGGTGAGGAGCCAAGAATTTATTCAGCCTTGATCGATGGACATTGTGAAATATTAGACAATGGTCGTAGACGTCCGAAGTTCAGAGTTCAACTATCTGGTAATCCAATTCTTGGTGATGGTAAGTCTGATAACCAAAATCATGCTTTGATTTTCTACAGAGGTGAGTATATTCAATTGATTGATGCTAACCAGGATAACTACTTGGAAGAATGTCTGAAAATTAGATCTGTTTTGGcagaatttgaagaattgaatGTCGAACAAGTTAATCCATATGCCCCAGGTTTGACGTATGAAGAACAAACCACTAATCATCCTGTTGCTATTGTTGGTGCTAGAGAATATATTTTCTCTGAAAACTCTGGTGTCTTGGGTGATGTGGCTGCTGGTAAAGAACAAACATTTGGTACGTTGTTCGCTCGTACTCTATCTCAAATTGGAGGTAAATTGCATTATGGTCATCCAGATTTTATCAACGCTACATTTATGACTACCAGAGGTGGTGTTTCCAAAGCACAAAAGGGTTTACACTTGAATGAAGATATATATGCCGGTATGAATGCTATGCTTCGTGGTGGCCGTATCAAACATTGTGAGTATTACCAGTGTGGTAAAGGTAGAGATTTGGGTTTCGGTAcgattttgaatttcacCACAAAGATTGGCGCTGGTATGGGTGAACAAATGTTATCTCGTGAGTATTACTACCTAGGTACCCAATTACCTGTGGATCGTTTCTTGACATTCTATTACGCTCATCCTGGCTTccatttgaacaatttgtTTATTCAATTATCTTTACAAATGTTTATGCTGACCCTAGTGAATTTGTCTGCCTTAGCTCATGAATCTATCATGTGTATATACGATAGGGACTTACCACTTACTGATACCTTGTTTCCGCTCGGTTGCTACAACTTCCAACCTGCTGTTGATTGGGTGAGACGTTATACACTGtccattttcattgttttctggATTGCCTTCGTCCCGATTGTAGTTCAAGAATTGATCGAACGTGGTTTATGGAAAGCTACCCAAAGGTTCTTCTGTCAtctattatcattatctcCCATGTTTGAAGTGTTTGCAGGCCAAATCTATTCTTCTGCGTTATTGAGTGATTTAGCGATCGGTGGTGCACGTTATATATCTACAGGTCGTGGTTTTGCAACTTCTCGTATACcattttctattttgtACTCGAGATTTGCAGGGTCTGCTATCTACATGGGTGCAAGATCGATGATAATGTTGCTATTTGGTACTGTCGCCCATTGGCAAGCTCCATTATTGTGGTTTTGGGCATCTCTTTCCTCATTGATTTTTGCGCCTTTCGTTTTCAATCCGCACCAGTTCGCTTGGGAGGATTTCTTCTTGGATTATAGAGATTATATCAGATGGTTATCAAGAGGTAATAATAAATACCATAGAAACTCGTGGATAGGTTACGTAAGAATGTCCAGAGCACGTATTACTGGTTTTAAGCGTAAACTGGTTGGTGACGAATCTGAAAAGGCCGCGGGTGATGCAAGCAGAGCTCACAGAACCAATTTATTTATGGCAGAAATTGCACCTTGCGCTATTTACTCCGCAGGTTGTTTTATTGCATTCACATTTATTAATGCCCAAACTGGTGTCAAGACTACTGATGATGACAGAGTGAATTCCACGTTACGTATTATCATTTGTACCTTGGGACCTATTGCTGTTAATCTCGGTGTTTTATTCTTCTGTATGAGTATGTCCTGTTGTTCTGGTCCCTTATTTGGTATGTGTTGTAAAAAGACAGGTTCAGTTATGGCGGGAATTGCTCATGGTATTGCTGTTATTGCCCATATtgcatttttcattgtcaTGTGGGTTTTGGAAAGTTTCAACTTCCCCAGAATGTTAATTGGTGTTGTAACTTGTATCCAGTGCCAAAGACTTGTCTTCCATTGTATGACAGCATTATTATTGACCCGTGAGTTTAAGAACGATCACGCTAACACAGCTTTCTGGACTGGTAAGTGGTACGGTAAAGGTATGGGATACATGGCCTGGACTCAGCCAAGTAGAGAATTGACTGCTAAGGTCATTGAGCTGTCTGAGTTTGCAGCGGATTTTGTTTTAGGTCATGTAATCTTAATTTTCCAACTACCCTTCATTCTGATTCCAAAAATAGATAAATTCCATTCCATCATGCTGTTCTGGTTAAAGCCTTCTCGTCAAATTCGTCCACCAATTTATTCCCTAAAACAAACACGTCTACGTAAGCGTATGGTTAAGAAATACTGCTCCTTGTACTTTTTAGTGTTGGCTATTTTTGTAGGATGTATTATTGGTCCTGCTATAGCTTCTTCCCAATACAAGGATCAAATCGGTAAGAAATTGACTGGCGTTGTTCACAATCTGTTCCAACCAAAACATACTAACAATAACGATACTGGTCACCAGATATCAACCTATAGAAGCCACTACTATACCTCTGCACCATCATTAAAAACATGGTCAACTATAAAATAA
- the GAS2 gene encoding 1,3-beta-glucanosyltransferase (similar to Saccharomyces cerevisiae GAS2 (YLR343W); ancestral locus Anc_4.174) → MSNKQKIYTAFIVTFFVCLKFAYGYSNNGYETTPVIEIIGNKFFNSQSGEQFFIKGIAYQLQRSEEELTSANGAFETSYIDALADPEICLRDIPFLKMLGVNTLRVYAIDPTKKHDTCMEALSAEGMYVLLDLSEPDMSINRENPSWDVNIFERYKSVIDSMSSFPNLLGFFAGNEVTNDHTNTFASPFVKAAIRDAKEYISHSNYRDIPVGYSTNDDAVTRDNLAKYFVCGDIKADFYGINMYEWCGYSTYGTSGYRDRTKEFEDYPLPVFFSEFGCNLVRPRPFTEVGALYGNKMTSVWSGGLAYMYFEEENEYGVVKINDHDEVDVLPDFNNLKKEFAKACPKGATKAQYITTLKEDMVPKSIECPKIVTGVWEANEKLPETPDRVHCDCLDEILPCAVVPFGAESGKYEEYFSYLCSKVDCSDIQANGKTGRYGKFSGCSVEQKLSLQLSKLYYKIGTNDRNCPLNDRNIYFNLESLQPLSSESVCIKVLDSIMNTTCNNKDFSKSDPVKTKESLNVKYPLSDEKENDGTISFKTSGLVILFVSMVVAGVAL, encoded by the coding sequence atgagcaacaaacaaaaaatttatacGGCTTTCATCGTGACTTTTTTCGTTTGCTTAAAATTTGCTTACGGCTACTCAAACAACGGCTATGAAACAACACCTGTTATTGAGATAATTGGaaataaatttttcaactctCAAAGTGGAGAACagtttttcatcaaagGAATCGCTTATCAGTTACAAAGAAGTGAGGAAGAACTTACATCTGCAAATGGGGCTTTTGAGACGAGTTACATTGATGCTTTAGCAGATCCTGAAATATGTTTGAGAGACATTCCGTTTCTTAAAATGTTAGGAGTAAACACATTACGTGTCTACGCAATTGatccaacaaaaaaacatgaTACATGTATGGAAGCTTTGTCTGCTGAAGGAATGTATGTTTTGCTAGACCTTTCAGAGCCCGACATGTCAATAAACAGAGAAAATCCATCATGGGATGtcaacatttttgaaagatataaATCTGTCATTGATTCAATGTcatcttttccaaatttgcTTGGATTTTTTGCAGGTAATGAAGTAACAAATGACCACACAAATACCTTTGCGTCACCATTCGTAAAAGCAGCAATCAGGGATGCTAAGGAGTACATATCACACTCCAATTATAGAGATATTCCTGTTGGGTATTCAACCAACGACGATGCTGTGACGAGGGACAATTTAGctaaatattttgtttgtGGAGATATTAAAGCTGATTTCTATGGAATAAATATGTACGAGTGGTGTGGATATTCCACATACGGTACAAGTGGATATAGAGATAGAACAAAGGAATTTGAGGACTATCCACTGcctgtttttttctctgaGTTTGGATGCAATCTCGTAAGACCAAGACCTTTTACCGAGGTTGGCGCTCTTTATGGGAATAAAATGACCTCTGTTTGGTCAGGTGGACTTGCATATAtgtattttgaagaagaaaatgagtaTGGGGTTGTTAAAATAAATGACCATGATGAAGTGGATGTTCTTCCTGATTTCAAtaacttgaagaaagaatttgcAAAGGCATGTCCTAAAGGCGCTACAAAAGCGCAATATATAACAAcattaaaagaagatatgGTACCAAAAAGTATCGAATGTCCAAAAATTGTTACAGGAGTTTGGGAAGCTAATGAGAAACTACCCGAAACACCTGACAGAGTTCATTGTGATTGTTTGGATGAGATTTTGCCATGTGCAGTAGTTCCTTTTGGTGCGGAATCTGGTAAATACGAAGAGTACTTTAGTTATTTGTGTTCCAAAGTTGATTGTTCTGACATTCAGGCAAACGGGAAAACTGGCAGGTATGGCAAGTTCTCTGGATGTTCCGTTGAACAAAAACTTTCTCTTCAGTTAAGTAAGCTGTACTACAAAATAGGCACAAATGATCGGAATTGTCCTTTAAATGACAGAAACATTTATTTCAACTTAGAGAGCTTACAGCCCCTATCAAGCGAGTCAGTCTGCATAAAGGTTCTTGATTCTATAATGAACACCACTTGCAACAATAAAGATTTTTCGAAATCAGATCCGGTAAAAACTAAGGAAAGTTTAAACGTGAAGTATCCATTAAGcgatgaaaaggaaaatgatgGCACTatctctttcaaaacttcTGGACTTGTTATACTATTTGTATCTATGGTAGTGGCTGGTGTTGCTCTGtaa
- the RPL26A gene encoding 60S ribosomal uL24 domain-containing protein (similar to Saccharomyces cerevisiae RPL26B (YGR034W) and RPL26A (YLR344W); ancestral locus Anc_4.176), translated as MILFTVQKFSAYNLTAGIIEVATVLTLFIFSDVSSDRRKARKAYFTAPSSERRVLLSAPLSKELRAQYGIKALPIRRDDEVLVVRGSKKGQEGKISSVYRLKFAVQVDKVTKEKVNGASVPINLHPSKLVITKLHLDKDRKALIQRKGGKLE; from the coding sequence ATGATATTGTTTACCGTTCAGAAGTTTTCTGCCTACAATCTAACTGCTGGGATTATTGAAGTTGCCACAGTACTAacacttttcattttttcagaCGTTTCCTCCGACAGAAGAAAAGCTAGAAAGGCTTATTTCACCGCCCCATCCTCCGAACGTCGTGTTTTGTTATCTGCTCCATTATCTAAGGAGTTGAGAGCTCAATACGGTATCAAAGCTTTGCCAATTAGAAGAGATGACGAAGTCTTAGTCGTTCGTGGTTCCAAGAAGGGCCAAGAAGGTAAGATCTCCTCCGTTTACAGATTGAAGTTTGCCGTTCAGGTTGATAAGGTTACTAAGGAGAAGGTTAATGGTGCTTCCGTTCCAATTAATTTACATCCATCAAAGCTTGTTATTACGAAGTTACATTTGGACAAGGACAGAAAGGCTTTGATCCAAAGAAAAGGCGGTAAGTTGGAATAA